From Cellulomonas chengniuliangii, the proteins below share one genomic window:
- a CDS encoding 16S rRNA (uracil(1498)-N(3))-methyltransferase, producing the protein MSAPVFLAPPGSLDDVAPGGTYTLEGAEARHAGVVQRRAAGERVDVVDCAGVRLECTVAAVGGEGVRLDVVDVVREPAPDVSLVLVQALAKGDRDELAIEAATEVGVDAVLPWQAERSVVVWRGDRAAKSRARWLGTVRAAAKQSRRARVPDVGLAVDGRALAARVAATVAAGGVALVLHEEASAPLADTPLPTAGEPGAPAPEVLVVVGPEGGISPAELGALRDAGAVAVRLGPHVLRTSTAGPVALAMLAQRLGRWG; encoded by the coding sequence CTGGCGCCGCCGGGCTCGTTGGACGACGTCGCCCCTGGCGGGACGTACACGCTCGAGGGCGCCGAGGCGCGCCACGCGGGCGTCGTCCAGCGCCGGGCCGCTGGTGAGCGCGTCGACGTCGTCGACTGCGCCGGCGTCCGGCTCGAGTGCACCGTGGCCGCGGTGGGCGGCGAGGGCGTGCGGCTCGACGTGGTCGACGTGGTCCGAGAGCCGGCCCCCGACGTGAGCCTGGTGCTGGTCCAGGCGCTCGCCAAGGGAGACCGGGACGAGCTCGCGATCGAGGCCGCGACCGAGGTGGGCGTCGACGCGGTGTTGCCGTGGCAGGCCGAGCGGTCGGTCGTGGTGTGGCGCGGCGACCGCGCCGCCAAGAGCCGCGCGCGATGGCTCGGCACGGTCCGGGCGGCGGCGAAGCAGTCGCGGCGCGCGCGGGTCCCCGACGTGGGGCTGGCCGTCGACGGGCGGGCGCTGGCCGCTCGCGTCGCGGCGACGGTCGCCGCCGGCGGTGTCGCGCTCGTGCTGCACGAGGAGGCGAGCGCGCCGCTCGCCGACACTCCGCTGCCCACGGCCGGCGAGCCCGGCGCCCCGGCGCCCGAGGTGCTGGTGGTGGTCGGCCCCGAGGGCGGCATCTCGCCCGCTGAGCTGGGCGCCCTGCGCGACGCGGGAGCCGTCGCCGTGCGGCTCGGCCCGCACGTGCTCCGCACCTCCACCGCGGGGCCGGTCGCGCTGGCGATGCTCGCGCAGCGCCTCGGGCGCTGGGGCTGA
- a CDS encoding PhoH family protein has product MAESTSAPRASTVGGARVEHRITVPPAVSMVELLGLRDEVLRAIEAGFTGVDIHVRGNEVSLAGPAGDVALVARLVDELVEMALSGTPLTPDVVSRTVEMLANGVVGRPADVLSFNILSSRGRTIRPKTAGQKDYVDAIDRHTVTFGIGPAGTGKTYLAMAKAVQALQARQVNRIVLTRPAVEAGERLGFLPGTLNDKIDPYLRPLYDALHDMIDPESIPRLIEAGTIEVAPLAYMRGRTLNDSFIILDEAQNTSTEQMKMFLTRLGFGSKVVVTGDVTQVDLPAATASGLRTVESVLADVDDVEFCRLTSSDVVRHRLVSDIIDAYARWDRS; this is encoded by the coding sequence ATGGCCGAGAGCACATCCGCACCGCGCGCGAGCACCGTGGGCGGCGCCCGGGTCGAGCACCGGATCACCGTCCCGCCTGCCGTGTCGATGGTCGAGCTCCTCGGGCTCCGCGACGAGGTGTTGCGCGCCATCGAGGCTGGCTTCACCGGCGTCGACATCCACGTGCGCGGCAACGAGGTGTCCCTGGCCGGGCCCGCCGGCGACGTGGCCCTCGTCGCGCGCCTGGTCGACGAGCTGGTCGAGATGGCCCTCAGCGGGACGCCGCTGACGCCCGACGTGGTGTCCCGGACCGTCGAGATGCTCGCCAACGGAGTCGTGGGCCGTCCCGCCGACGTCCTCTCGTTCAACATCCTCTCCTCGCGCGGCCGGACCATCCGCCCCAAGACCGCCGGGCAGAAGGACTACGTCGACGCGATCGACCGGCACACCGTCACGTTCGGCATCGGGCCGGCCGGCACCGGCAAGACGTACCTCGCGATGGCCAAGGCGGTGCAGGCCCTGCAGGCGCGCCAGGTCAACCGGATCGTCCTCACCCGGCCGGCGGTCGAGGCGGGAGAGCGGCTCGGGTTCCTGCCCGGCACCCTCAACGACAAGATCGACCCGTACCTGCGCCCGCTGTACGACGCGCTGCACGACATGATCGACCCCGAGTCGATCCCGCGGCTCATCGAGGCGGGCACCATCGAGGTCGCGCCGCTCGCGTACATGCGCGGCCGCACCCTCAACGACTCCTTCATCATCTTGGACGAGGCGCAGAACACCTCGACCGAGCAGATGAAGATGTTCCTCACCCGCCTGGGCTTCGGCTCCAAGGTGGTGGTCACGGGAGACGTGACCCAGGTCGACCTGCCCGCCGCGACGGCCTCCGGGCTACGCACGGTCGAGTCGGTCCTCGCCGACGTGGACGACGTCGAGTTCTGCCGGCTGACGTCGTCCGACGTGGTTCGTCACCGGCTCGTCAGCGACATCATCGACGCGTACGCGCGCTGGGACAGGTCATGA
- the ybeY gene encoding rRNA maturation RNase YbeY has product MSIEVNNESGAEVDEAEFAALARYVLDAMHVHPQTDLSILLVGTDVMSELHVQWMDEPGPTDVLSFPMDELRPGREGEQTPAGLLGDVVLCPEVAAEQARVAGHSTAEELLLLTTHGILHLLGYDHAEPEEEKEMFALQRQLLLTFLAGR; this is encoded by the coding sequence ATGAGCATCGAGGTCAACAACGAGTCCGGCGCCGAGGTCGACGAGGCGGAGTTCGCCGCGCTCGCCCGCTACGTGCTGGATGCCATGCACGTCCACCCGCAGACGGACCTGTCCATCCTGCTCGTCGGCACGGACGTCATGTCCGAGCTGCATGTGCAGTGGATGGACGAGCCCGGCCCCACCGACGTGCTCTCCTTCCCGATGGACGAGCTCCGCCCCGGGCGCGAGGGCGAGCAGACGCCCGCCGGCCTGCTTGGCGACGTGGTGCTCTGCCCCGAGGTGGCTGCCGAGCAGGCCCGGGTGGCCGGGCACTCCACGGCCGAGGAGCTCCTGCTGCTGACCACGCACGGGATCCTGCACCTGCTGGGGTACGACCACGCCGAGCCGGAGGAGGAGAAGGAGATGTTCGCGTTGCAGCGCCAGCTCCTTCTGACGTTCCTGGCCGGTCGATGA